The following DNA comes from Lynx canadensis isolate LIC74 chromosome C2, mLynCan4.pri.v2, whole genome shotgun sequence.
AATAAAGGTTTATTCAAAGTcagaaatttaaacttaaaattcctaagtaactttaaaaagtagattGTAGTACAAATGGGGCGCATGGAAGCAAAAGCAGTTGCTTGATTGGACAGATTTTTTGGGTATCTGTGGTATATGGATAACATCTCTTTTCCTGGCTAAATCTAAGTCCTTTAGTTCCTATCAGAATTCAAAATTGTATTGAAAACACTTAGTGCTTtagtaataattaatatttaatattttggtataaataataagtatttttccAAATCTCTTTCTACAGATGATGATTCTGATACAGAGACATCAAATGACCTGCCAAAATTTACAGATGGGATCAAGGCCAGAAATAGAAATCAGAACTACCTGGTTCCCAGTCCTGTACTTAGAATTCTAGACCACACTGCCTTTTCTACAGGTTAGGGAAACTAGTTAAtcgcatttatttattttatatacattaataaaatgtgtaaaataaattttgtaccaattatttatttaataggtcttatttaatgataataatagacttattacattttttcagaaaaatctgctgataTTGAAATTTGTGATGAAGAGTGTGACTCACCTGAATCAGTCAaccaacaaattcaagaagagagTCCTATAGAAGTTCACACCGCTGAAGATGTTCCAATTGCTGCAGAAGTGCATGCAATTTCTGAAGATTAtgatatagaaacagaaaacaattccTCTGAGAGTCTCCAAGACCAAACTGATGAGGAGCCGCCATCTAAACTTTGCAAAATTCTTGACAAGAGCCAAGCTTTGAATGTGACTGCCCAGCAGAAGTGGCCTTTACTGAGAGCTAATAGCAGTGGCCTCTATAAATGTGAACTTTGTGAGTTCAACAGCAAATATTTTTCTGACTTAAAGCAGCATATGATCCTGAAGCATAAGCGTACTGATTCAAATGTATGTCGAGTATGCAAGGAAAGTTTCTCTACCAACGTGCTTCTGATCGAGCATGCCAAACTGCATGAAGAGGATCCCTACATTTGTAAATACTGTGATTATAAAACAGTGATTTTTGAGAACCTCAGCCAGCACATTGCAGACACCCATTTTAGTGACCACCTTTATTGGTGTGAGCAGTGTGATGTACAGTTCTCCTCAAGCAGTGAACTCTACCTACATTTCCAGGAGCACAGCTGTGATGAACAGTACTTGTGTCAGTTTTGTGAACATGAAACAAATGATCCAGAAGACTTGCATAGCCACGTGGTAAATGAACATGCATGTAAATTAATTGAGTTAAGTGATAAGTATAACAATGGAGAACATGGACAGTATAGCCTCTTAAGCAAAATTACCTTTGACAAATGTAAAAACTTCTTTGTATGTCAAGTATGTGGTTTTCGGAGTAGACTTCATACAAATGTTAACAGGCATGTTGCTATTGAACATACTAAAATTTTTCCTCATGTTTGTGATGACTGTGGGAAAGGCTTTTCAAGTATGCTAGAATATTGCAAAcatttaaattcacatttatcTGAAGGGATTTATTTATGTCAATACTGTGAATATTCAACAGGACAAATTGAAGATCTTAAAATTCATCTAGATTTTAAGCATGCAGCTGACTTACCTCATAAATGTAGTGACTGCTTGATGAGGTTTGGAAATGAGAGGGAATTAATAAGTCACCTTCCAGTCCATGAGACaacttgattattttctttaactgccataatattaatgtaaaataataaatttgacttTTGGAGATGTTAAAATAGATGATTTTAAGCAACTTATGAGAATCGTCTTTAacaagtaagattttttttaattgtcccaTTTTCTTAGCATTGCTccatttttcattacatttataatgGTATCCTAAATGTGGTATTTTCAATGCAGGTAGTTCATAGTTTTAACCACTATTGGTGTTGTCTTATTTCTTACATAAGCTCTGATTTCATGAATTGATGAGAAAGAGATATACTAAAGAAACTAGACCACAGTTTTCCTTCTGTAACCATGAGTgctattaacttttttaaactcAAGACAAGCTCAGTTTTTTATATGTAAAGTCATTAAAATGCAACGTAACATACAATTAAGTCCACTGATACTCCCATTAATAAGAACCCAGACTCTCCCTCTTGCATGCCCCATCAGGAATTATCCTCAAGGCTGTCAGTAGACTCTCCATCTGTGTAATTCTTTTAATAACACTAGGAGGCAAATGTTACAATAGGAAGCGAAGATCCAGTTTTGTtggcagtctttattttattctgtttcaacCCCTATCCATGAGTTAAATAATTTAAGATAGGAGTGAGGAGGAACTGGTAAGGGCATTGacaataaaaagtaacattttataaCTCACAACCTGttcacaatttattttaagttatgCAACAGCAAAGTCAGCCCAAACTTCCGATGTCAAATCATTTATTGACTGAGAAAACCCACTATAGTGGGTATATTAACACTGTAGTGTTAACATAGAATTATGAAGATCTGAGAGATAAGGTGTTCCTGGCctttcttcttggcttgtagatggcggTCTTTATTCACGTGCTGTTCTCTTTGTGTACAAGTCTGTCtcccaaatttccccttttataagGTCACCAGTCATAACTGGATTAGTGCTAACGCTAATGATCTTATTTTAACCTAGTAAAGACCTTATCCCCAAATAAGCTCATATTTTGAGGTACTGGGgctcaggacttcaacatatgaattggagGATGGGAGGAAGAGACATAACAACTACAATTCAATAGCAGCTTCTTAAGTAGCAGTAtcacaaaaatagaattttgtcTATCATTGGACTCCAATAAACACTGCTGCTAACAATATTCTTGTTCAGGAATATTGATATAGTTGAAGAGACCAATTTACAACATACGGTTCTCCCACTACAAGAACCATGGAAATGTAGCCTATTTTGAGAATGGTGGCAgcaacaagttttttaaaaaccatttttatctCTACAGTTGTCATATATTGTATAGTTATATTCCTAGAAACTTATCTGATTGGAACATTCCAGGTAGGGTTACCTGATAGAAATGTTTCTTAGAAGACTTAAAATCATAGTGGTTTAAACAGGCAGGGAATCTTAGAAACCATTTGGTGTAAACCCTCCAGTTTCCTATTGTAGAAATAGGCCAAGGTCACAACATCAGTTGTAGCAGACAGGAGTGGAATCCAAGTTATTTGGCTTCTAGTCTAGTGTTGTTTCCATTACACCATGTTACATTAAGATCTAAGGTTTGTCCTTGGTGTGTTTTCCATGACTACTTGACTTAGCCACTCGGCTACCTTcttggtaattctgtttttatgcttttttgatATACGTCCAGCTTcaggaattttattttcaggaaacaaactttaaataagtaatgccttggttttgttttgttttttttttttttcctcagttctGTATTTTACTGCTTTACATTTGATCACATTAGTAATCAAAGTGATTATAAGGAAACCTCAGGAAATATTAATCCAAGTTTCAGAACCATatataattttgtactttttgatgAATCTGCAGCTTAAGGCCACATCTCACTGACAGTTTGTCCAAtaaaaactttttactttgaCTCAGCTTTCAGATAAGTTGATGACACCACAAATTGCTTGGATAGCTGGTCTATATTTCTAGCTTAAAAAACTTCTTTGTAAAAACAaccctacttaaaaagaaatttttctcgTTACTCTGGGTTTTTTCTCCTCAGAAACAATTCCACTGATCTCTTTTGTGACTTGAACCACATTTCAAGTCTAAGAATACATAACTGATAATGATGTTTATTAGCACTACAATAGAATTCTTGGCATCAAGAATTCTTGGCAGTAGTGTtgggccattttttttcttgctttttttttgtcttcacgTTACTATTAGTTATTATGAAATTCCAAATTTCCCCTGTACTCCAAAATTTGGAAGTGATTGTGCACTACTCAAAAGCTTCTCTTCCTGCCTGCAAATTTGCCAGTTTTACCGTTTAAAATCACCTGTCTTCGGTTTCCTGAATACATGTCATCACGTATTAACCAGTTTCTCCATTTCACAGGGCCTATAGCCTGTTAGGTGATTGCTGAGTTGTTGGCAGGTGTAATatatacaagtttttattttttggttgttttttttttttttttccaatagacTAACACTGTCCctaatttttaaatctgatttgcAAAGCACTGTATTACTTAATTCCTGGCACTTTACCATTAACCTTACTTTGCTTGTTTTTGTCAGTATAACTACCTTTTGCAAGAAGTTTAATATATTTCCCAAACTACTATGATTAGTTTTTTAGTAGAATTTTTATGTCTAAAAGCACTACAAGCTATAATTTGAAAAAgctaataaaaatcaaatggccatggggtgcctgagtggatcagtcagttaagcatccaactcttgattttggctcaggtcatgagtttgtgagttcaagcctcgtgttgggctgagcatggagcctgcttgggatattctctgtctccccttcccccctcctctctctgtttctcccccactcatgttcattctctctctctctctcaaaaaaaaaaaaaagccttaaaaataagtaaaaaatcaAATGGCCACATTCGGAAAGTAGATTGGCTTACCAAATATCAATACTCGTTAAGAATTTAAGTGAAAACAAGTAGTTAAGGCCAAATGTTAATCCCAGTGGAGAAGCAAATTTGGTTGGTCAGGTTTACCCTACAATTAGCAGTCTCATtcctataaattaaaatgaaatttggggATATATATTTCTTTACCTGTAACTTTCAGTTCTGATGACCAAAGATAGAGTATTTACAAGAATTTTTAGACATGGTACTTCGGTTATGGATTTACATATACTCCTTATATTGGTTTAACTATCCATAAATTAATCTTTTAAGACAACATTCAAATCTAAGAAGAATGTGTACATTTGTATTGTATAATATAAATTCACAAAGCTTAAAGTTgtcaggtgcctggatggctcagtcattaagcatctgacttcaactcaagtcatgatgtccgggttcatgagtttgagacacACATGGGATGAGCATGAACCCCGCTTCAGGTAAgtcccgcctctctctctctctctctctttttccctctttttcccctgtgggattctctctctctctctctctctctctctctctctgctccccttggccccttgctcacttgtgctctctcaaaaaaaaaaaaaaaaaaaaaaaaaaaaacgctaaaaGTTATGATATGTAATTCACGTTTATATGAAGTGATATGTtcaatttgtaaatttaaaaactaaaaattttaagagtaacaGTTGTTTGAAGCCTACTTCCATACAAgtgatggaaaaataattttcctggaTAAAGACTTTGCATTTTAAAGCATCAGTTACCACACTTCCTTAAGTTCATTCTCCTTAATAATCTTAGTGTTAAACAGGTAACTACTCAAAcccaaaataaatcacatttgtgAAGAGTAATTTCTTCTAAAAAGAAGCAATTTTCTCACTTTGCTACATAGGAATATTATATTATCTACTAGTATTATTCCCACAGTTAAAGAAGGATGATTATTtagacagtttttgttttttaagtaggctccatgctccaacacggggtttgaactcaagagaTCAAGAtctaagccgagatcaagagtgagatgattaaccgactgagccacccaggcaccactatttacacagtttttttaaagaatctttgttaccaaaacctttaaaattgttacttatttttggttttaaaaaagcaaatgaatataaCTTGGATAGGCTTTCTCTTGCTAAAAATATTGAGCTGAATGACTTATGccctgaaatttttaataaaaagtaggTTTTGAATGAAAACTCAaaagttttctagtttttaatcTTACCCAGATAGTGTCCACTACCAAAAAACATTATAGTTGAAACAATTGACACTTTTGTTGCCCTTCTTTTTCAGAGTAACCTGAGACCAAGAATTGGAATCATACCCATCAAATGTAATTTCTGGTgggtaattttttcttctttaattctctATTTAAAGGCCATTCACCATTCTGTTCTGAATTTTGATTGgctgaagtttgagaacattAAATTCTCTTCTGCTGTCTACCCTGTTCGTTTTATTAGGGTTGCCTCTTCTTTTTATGGCCTTATTCCTGTTTCTGAAACATATTCCTCAGACAAAATCTATGGTTAATTACCCTCATCTTTGCAACTCTTACACACCTCCATTTGAGTCTCCAGAAGGTCTAAAAGAGTAAAGTTTTCCCAATGAACAAGGTGAgagtaaatttttctttaattcttctaTTCCCCTAACTTAAAATAAGTTACTTCCTTCATACCATATACCACATCACTTTTTTCTAtacactataaatattttatatgttccaATCTAACAGCTGTTTGGCTGTACTGAATTTATAAATTTCAGCATATCTATCTTGGATTTTATGAAGCAGAATATCATGGCACAGATCTTAATAAATACTTCTTTATGGTTACAAGATTATAGTTAAGTTCCTTATGGCACTGATCAGTTTTGTTTACTGAATAATTAAAATGCTCAGGTAGAGGAACTAACCTAGAATGAAAGAATGTTAGTCTATCTGGGAGGGACCTCAGAGGTCATCTAATCCAAACTCAAAGTGCACAACATATAAACATAATTGTATGTGgtataagttttattttcatggttGTAAATTATATGTTAACTATCACATCAAAtctaattattaatatttttacttaggacaaaactgattttttaagaaaaaacaaattgatttgaagaaaaatatgaagtaaataataatgatacaTGGGCATGGAAAAAGGAGTGTATGTGATACATGAAAGACTAAAATTTGAGAATACAAAATCCTGATCTAAGCTTCTTGTTTATAGCTTAGAAAAATGGTTCTCTAATACCATTAGTCAAATGTTTTTTAAGCTAGAATAAACAAAACTAACTCCCCACTacacttcaaaaatttttctttagaaaaataaaatgtgccctatttggggggcacttgggtggctcagttggttaagcctccaacttcagctcaggtcatgatctcatagttcatgagttcaagccccatgttgggctctgtgctgacagctcagagcctggagcctgtctcagattccgtgcctccctctttctgaccctccctaactcattctctctctctttctgtctctctcctctgtcccaaaaaattaataaatatttttaaaaaaaatttttaatgtgcccatttttttcacaaaatgttaTACCAGACAcctaaagagagaaaatgacataTTAGAGAGTACTGGACCAAAGCATATGACTTTGATATTTGATCCCTGTTTGCTAACTATAATTGTGTGACTGTAACCATGGACAGTGGATGTAATGTTACTAAATTTTCTCAAACAGTTCATGGACTCTGCAGCTCCTTAAAAACGTCTATTTCACTACTCTTCAGTTTGACAAATAGCTATAGGATATTTACTATCAAGTTCAGgaatataagaataaataaactacgGTTCTTGTCCTCAAAGAGATTTACCACATAAGGTAGAAAACGCTTCTCTGTCACCTTTCTGAAGTCAATTCAGTTAAATATCAAACTGAGTGACTTTTGcacttctaagtatttttttaatgcacgAGACTGTCATAACATTCTTTTATGTGTTgaagttttttgggtttgttttggttttctttgggggtgtgtgggtgggttgagttatatacatacacatagtaTACCTGTGATTGAAATACTTCCAAAATATTATCCAGAGTAGCTAAAGTTTATATCCCCATCAGCAGACCATATTTCCCTACATCCTCACCAAATTAGTATCCtaccactttttaattttctgcagATCGTAGGGGCATAAAGtagtacattattattatttgagtttGCATTATCTGATTGCTAACAAGATTGGAAATGTCCGTATGCTTATGAGACATTTTGGTTTCTTATTTTGTGGACTGCCTCTCCTGGTCGATTTTcaaaagttctttataaattgtaaatatcagtcctttgttttctatatacactgcaaaaaaaattcccagattGTATGTTACTAATGTCTTTTGTTGAACAGAAATCTTTAATGTAGATAGATCCATTACATTTTCCCTTTACAAGTTATGCTTTCTGCATTTTGTTTACAGAATCTTCTCTAACCCCAGtgtcataaaattattttcctacattttcccCTAATAATTTTCTGGATATACCCTTCATGTCTACATCTGAGTTTCTTTGTGTGTTAGTATGattcaggttgtttgttttttcattcaaatGTGACAATTTCCCTAATACTATTTGTTAAATAATGCATCTTCCCCCAGTGATCATGATATCAATTTTATCATATATCAACTCCTCATGGGCATGACTGGTATATGAATCTTTGTACTTATTATATTCCTCTGTTCTAGCAACAGTATCACAGGCTTTAACAGATACAGGATGCTTAAAATATTAGGGCTTTGCAATATGTCTTAACATCAGGTAGTGTGAACTTATgtcctctactcttttttttttttttttaataatctctaaactcaacgtggggtttgaactcacaaccccgacatcaagagttgcatgctcttctgactgagccagccaagtgcccctcctCTACTATTCTTTTTGAGAACTTTTTAGTTATTGGtggacttttttcttcttccatgtaAATTTAGGATTAGTTCTAATTCCATCTAAAGTCTTGTTGTAAttacatgaaaattataaatcattttggAGGGAATTAACATCTTTACAATGttaaaatctttccttttgtaaaaattgtgtatttctcctcttatgtctctttttaacattcttttaaattttttcataaagGTCATTTGTAGTTTTTGTAAAGTCAATGCCTGGATTCTTTACAGTTTGGGTTGCTTtgacatgtttattttctaactggTTATTACAGGTATATAGGAAGGCTTCTGGTTTTTTAACCATTGATTTTGTATACAAATACCTTGTTCAGGTTTTTGTCTTCTTAGTTCTAATAGCTATCTTTGCTTAATTTGTAATGTAAATAATCATATAATCTGCTATAAATGACATAAATTTAAGGAATTAAATGTCCCTAatagctctttttttcttatcacaGAATTTGGTAGTAACTTCCACTATTATTACTAATGAGCACCATTAATGAGGAGAAGTAGCAATAGCaggcattctttttgtttgtttgtttctagtcTTAGATGTAAGACTCCTAAAGTTTCCCCAGTaagtatatttaaagtatatctaCTATAGGTTTTGGTAGGTAGTTTTATCAGTTTCCTTAGTTTTCTAAGAACTTTTATTATAAGTAGGTGTTAAACTTAAGCAATGACTTTTTCTGTACCTAttaagataaatatgtgaggtttCTCCCTTACTCTGCTAATACAAATTACATTGgttgattttcagatgttgaaTTATCTATGTATTCCTAGGAAAATCCTATTTAGacaaaaactttgttttattttgtttattttgagagagactgagagcgtgagtgggggaggggcagagagagagggagagagaatcccaagcaggcttcacactgtcagcatagagcccgatgcgggcctcgatcccacaaactgagagaccacgacctgagcagaaatcaagagtcagaatctgaaccgactgagccatctagccACCCTAAAAGCTTTTAATCTAATGTTGGATTCAGTTAGCCAACGTTTCATAGAGAATGTTTGCCTCTGTGTTCTTAAGTGTAATTTTTCTGGGAAAGCTGGaagacaacgggagggagagttgctgagtcccggacgacagagctcagcttggtggggaacaaaggcgctcgcccgcgccatctccctcgcccatcccccagccaaaatcccaaagggaaccagttcctgtcagggaacttgcttaaGTGTAATTTTCCTTACTTATATCGCCTATCCAATGTGGTATCAAGgttatcctttctttctttttaagtttatttatttattttgagagagagagaaagagagagaacacacaggcaagccagggaggggcagagagagagagagagagggagagaatcccaagcaggctccttgctgacagtgcagagccctactcagggctcaattccacaaagcacaacatcatgacctgagcagaaatcaagaaccggacacttaaccagctgagccacccagctgcacCTCAAGGTTATTCTACTCTTCTAAGTGAGTTGgctgtttcttctcttctgttctcaggaaagaaaaaaaaaaagtttgagataagattaatctctttttaaaagatttggtaAAAAGTCACCTCTAAAATGATCTAGGCCtggcttttaaaaacacacacactggaaattgccatttcagttttttgaatgcttattaacttagtcaatttttcttttttttccttggg
Coding sequences within:
- the ZNF639 gene encoding zinc finger protein 639 — encoded protein: MNEYPKKRKRKTLHPSRYSDSSGISRIADGFNGIFSDHCYSVCSMRQPDLKYFDNKDDDSDTETSNDLPKFTDGIKARNRNQNYLVPSPVLRILDHTAFSTEKSADIEICDEECDSPESVNQQIQEESPIEVHTAEDVPIAAEVHAISEDYDIETENNSSESLQDQTDEEPPSKLCKILDKSQALNVTAQQKWPLLRANSSGLYKCELCEFNSKYFSDLKQHMILKHKRTDSNVCRVCKESFSTNVLLIEHAKLHEEDPYICKYCDYKTVIFENLSQHIADTHFSDHLYWCEQCDVQFSSSSELYLHFQEHSCDEQYLCQFCEHETNDPEDLHSHVVNEHACKLIELSDKYNNGEHGQYSLLSKITFDKCKNFFVCQVCGFRSRLHTNVNRHVAIEHTKIFPHVCDDCGKGFSSMLEYCKHLNSHLSEGIYLCQYCEYSTGQIEDLKIHLDFKHAADLPHKCSDCLMRFGNERELISHLPVHETT